The following DNA comes from Acholeplasma equirhinis.
TGGTGGTAAAACCATATTAAATGGTAAAGAAGTCTTTAAAGCGTCTGTAGAAGGACTAGATGAAGATAACAGATTCTCAGTTGTATTAACGGGTATACCTGAAATTGGATATGCAACTAAAATCTCAGTTTTCGCCTACTACATCCAAAATAGTAAAGAAACAATAACAATTACAGTATCAACAAGATCAATTGCACAAGTTGCTATTAATATGGCTAAAACTAATGAATCAACTACTGCTTCTTTAGCAATCATTGAATCAGTTAAACAAAACTTTAATGTGCTACATACAACTATTGATGGCATTGCTGTTACGGGTAGTATTTATGAAGTTGATCGATTAAAACTTAAATCTGAATTCTTAACGGATTACAATAATAAATTTGGTAATGCATTAACAGCATCATCTACACCATTGCAATACAAAAATCAATTTTCAACTGGATTAACTGAAGCAGATAATATAACAAAGAATGTATCAAATTCAAATTTATACAAATTCTTTAATGATCCAATATATCAAGCTAAATGGGGTTGGATATTAGATTATTTCATAAGTATTGATGGTACATTACATGTTGAAAGACAGTCAATGGCACTTAAAGGTGATGGAACTTATGCTGATTATCAATTATGGAATTTCATCCATTTCTCAGCAACACTATATAATTTCTTTAATCGAGAACATGAAACACTAAACTATACTGCAATTAACTTCTCTCCAAGTTCAACATCTAACTTAAATTATCAAAAAGTTGCATTATTTAGTAATTCAATTTTAATTGATATCGATGATTATCAAGTAACTTTAAAATAACGAAAAAACAGAGCATTTATAGCTCTGTTTTATTTATAGACAAATTTAATTGAGTTTAAGATAATCGATATCTACTAATTGATAACTAATCTCTCGATAATAACCATTTTGTCCAAAATAATATAGATTATCTTTGCGATTATACACAATATCAATAATTGTAAAGTAAAAACTAAATGTATAAGCTGAAATTGATTCTGGAATGACAATGGTTTCTGAATGATTAAACACTTTATCTTTATATGATTCATTGATTACTTTATATTGATCAGTATTAAATTCTTCCAAACTAATTTCTTTAATAAAATATGCATCTTCCAAATTTTTATAATCTATTAATCCATTATTTGAACCTAAGAAGTTATCAATGGTGAATATTTCATCAGAAAAATATAAAGCCATTGAATGTATTTCATAATCAACATCCGAATAAGTAGGAACATGATTAAATGTTCCATAATGAAATTCTAGTTTGAAATTTTCAAAATAAAAGTATTTAGTATCACTTGATACTGCGACAGTTACTGTGTTCATTGGTGCAAGTTCATATCCAAAACCAACTCGATACGTGTTATCATTAGTACAACTTGTTAAAAATATGGTAATAATCAACAATGAAATGATGGTTAACTTTTTCATTCATTTCTCCAATTCAATAAGTATCGTTATAAATGTTTTTAAATAATATTTATTTTTTCTATTATACATTAAATTTTTTTATATATATGATACTTAAATTCTTCAAATCAAATCTTACGATTATTTCTAGTTAATCGGTGGAATAAATACTTCCACACGATCTCTACCTTTGGCTTTAGCTTGATATAGCGCTTGGTCTGCTTCAGTTAAATAATCATCAATTGTATTATTTGGATTGATTTTAACAATAGATATACCAACACTAATCGATATTTTATTATTTGGTACATTAAATGTTTTTAACGATGTTCTTAATTCTTCTGCTAGTTTTAAAAGACCATATTTAGTCATGTTCGGTCCGATACCAACAAATTCTTCTCCACCAAATCGATAAAAAGTCGTATCGTATTTAACTTGTAGGCTTAATAATGTTCGACCCAGTTCTTCTAAGCATTTATCTCCAATCAAATGACCATGTGTATCATTGTATTCTTTAAAATAGTCAACATCAAACATCATAATTGCTACATCATGTATATTTGATTCATTGAGAGTTTTTAAATCTTGATATAGTTTTCTTCTATTATATAGTTTGGTTAAAAAATCCATTTCTTTTTCAATATTCAGTTGACGCTGAATTTCAAATGTCTTTAATCTGGTTATTAAGAAAATACGCCCAAATAAAATACCTAACATTAAACTCGTTACTGTATTCACAAAATCTGTGGTGCCAAGATCAATTCCTTTAAACACATATGCATGAATAAGATGAATCACAAATAGTAAAATTGTAAATAAATTAACTCGACTAGATTTATCGATGACAATCAACGGTACAATAACAAAGAAAGTTAAAAGTGTACCTGCAGGTCGATCACTAAATCTAATAATGCTTAAATAGAAAAATAACCCATAATAAACAAATCCGAAAAGGTAAGCAAAAACAAGTGGGAATTGTTGACTCTTCCTCACTTTGAATATAATGAAAATTAAACATACCAATCCAAAAGTAATTAAATAAGCTGGTAAAGTTTCCAACATGCTTTGTTTAAATATTGAAAATAAAAGCGGAATAATTAAAGCGATGATCGATACAACAAACATTTTTGGTACAATTTGCTTATTATAATTATGAATCGCTTCTTTATTATTTTCAAATAAATCATTTGAATTGGTAAATGCAGTTTGAAAGAAAGCTTTCAAAGTCATGCAACACCTCTAAATTTATTGTTCTACTAATCAAATTATAGCATTTATTTATACAAATCGTTGAGATTTTATAATTAGATACATTTTAACTAAATTTATAGTTAAAAACTACATGATTTAAACAAAAAAGGTTTGAAATTTATTCAAACCTTTTATTTTCTATATATTTTCAACAGGACAAAGCAAATAATTCTTTGACGTTTTTGGTTCAGTATAGTCACAAATAGCACCACTAAGTCTCAAATTTCTATCTGGAATAATTTTATTTATGATCTCATCAAATAATTCTGTGTATTCACCAGACTCAACCAACACTTTCAAATATGTTCTTTCGGGTAAAATCCATTTAGTCCAACCCATCGGTGCTTCAACATCTTTAGAAACTTCAATACCTGCTAAATAATATCCTCGAGAAAAATTATCTGACCAAGGCATAAATGACATGGATTCGTCACTCATAGCACCCCAAAAGCCTATAAATGAACCATCTACTTCCTTCATTGCAAGTGCTGCAACCTCTTCAAAGTGTGAATTAGCTTCTTCCCAAAGTTCCATCACAATATTACGTTCTTTCGTACATAAACCTGCTTTTCCAATAATCGCAATCTCAGGTAACTTTATGGCATTGATTTCCATATCATACTCTCTTTCTAGATAGAAAATCACTTATTTTATAAATAAGTATTTTTATCTTTCATATCATCTTAAAAAATAACTTGAACTTTATAACTTTAGTGTATCATAATAGCTTTTATGATTCGAGGTATAACGTATACTTTAGATAATTTTACACACTCTCAAACAATTTAACTTAATCTACCAAAATAAAAAGGTCTGATAATAAATTATCAAACCTTATTGTTGTTGTTTAATTTTACGATATTGATACATCATGGTATCAGCAAGATTAAAGAGTTCAGTTTGATCAACTGTAACTTCTCTATGAATGGCTGAACCAACTGATATACCAAATTCATAAGGTGTAGTCTTATTAACTGCTTTGACTAAACCTTCCAATATCACTAATTTTTCTTCATATATTGATGGATTTGGGTTTAAATAGATACATGCAAATTCATCTCCACCAATACGGTAGCACACACCATAATCTTTAAATACTTCTTGCATGATATCATAAGCTTTCTTAATCGCTTCATCACCTGCAACATGACCAAATGTATCATTAATTTTCTTTAAATTATCTAAATCAAACAAAATCAGTCTTAAATCTTTAAGTTTCTTATCATCTGCATAGATAAGATCTAAGTCTATTTCAAACGCAAGTCTATTCTTACCTTGTATAACGTGATCCATATAAGCTAACTTTTGATAAACTTCAGTTTCATAGCTCTTCTTTAATCTTGAAACAATATAATTAATGTAATTAATTAAAATATACGCCATAATAACCACGATACCAATCGATAAATACAGTGATGTATATTCAAATCCACCAAGAATGAAGTTAATAAATTCAAATACACCAAATATGATAATAATAATTAAGGATTTAAAGATTTTAATCGATTCCAGATTCTTATGATTTTTATAATCTAAGATGAGTGAAACAGTTGCAAGAATAATACCTACTACAATCCAAAGTTGTGAATAAATCACAGTCTCAAAATAATCTTGAATGCCAGTAAAATGAAGTACTGTAATTGCAATAAAATGTGCAACAAATAGATACTTTAACCAAATCAACATTTTCTTATAATCTTTAAGTACATACTCAGTTAGATAGATAATCATAGGTATTGGGAAAATTGGAATAGAAATATATGCTAGCGTACCAATGAGTAATTGACTACCGGTAAAAAACTGCAACATTTTAGATTCAGCGATAATCCAAAAAGATAAAGTGACTGCAAATAGTCCCATGTAGACATAACCTTTATCTCTTGCATAACTCATGAAGAAATTAGAGATCATGACAATTAAACCAATTGTAAGCACTATGACACCTAGAGCTAATCTAGGCATATATGTATTCATTAAATACTTATAAATCATAATCTCACTGCCATAAAACATTTCATTAACTGTTCCAGACATTGAGCTATAAGGTGACACTAATATAATTTTTAATATCTTACCT
Coding sequences within:
- a CDS encoding GyrI-like domain-containing protein, which translates into the protein MEINAIKLPEIAIIGKAGLCTKERNIVMELWEEANSHFEEVAALAMKEVDGSFIGFWGAMSDESMSFMPWSDNFSRGYYLAGIEVSKDVEAPMGWTKWILPERTYLKVLVESGEYTELFDEIINKIIPDRNLRLSGAICDYTEPKTSKNYLLCPVENI
- a CDS encoding GGDEF domain-containing protein, whose amino-acid sequence is MLAVIAVFLSLFFIGFDQLKINIDTPNGMDEGWVYNNQPITLPINLNVEKHTPYEITHELSVDFNDQQFILFRTSLQDIKVYLEDVLIYEKTYGHNQLEPYASTWHTIPVSNQSEGKILKIILVSPYSSMSGTVNEMFYGSEIMIYKYLMNTYMPRLALGVIVLTIGLIVMISNFFMSYARDKGYVYMGLFAVTLSFWIIAESKMLQFFTGSQLLIGTLAYISIPIFPIPMIIYLTEYVLKDYKKMLIWLKYLFVAHFIAITVLHFTGIQDYFETVIYSQLWIVVGIILATVSLILDYKNHKNLESIKIFKSLIIIIIFGVFEFINFILGGFEYTSLYLSIGIVVIMAYILINYINYIVSRLKKSYETEVYQKLAYMDHVIQGKNRLAFEIDLDLIYADDKKLKDLRLILFDLDNLKKINDTFGHVAGDEAIKKAYDIMQEVFKDYGVCYRIGGDEFACIYLNPNPSIYEEKLVILEGLVKAVNKTTPYEFGISVGSAIHREVTVDQTELFNLADTMMYQYRKIKQQQ
- a CDS encoding GGDEF domain-containing protein, coding for MTLKAFFQTAFTNSNDLFENNKEAIHNYNKQIVPKMFVVSIIALIIPLLFSIFKQSMLETLPAYLITFGLVCLIFIIFKVRKSQQFPLVFAYLFGFVYYGLFFYLSIIRFSDRPAGTLLTFFVIVPLIVIDKSSRVNLFTILLFVIHLIHAYVFKGIDLGTTDFVNTVTSLMLGILFGRIFLITRLKTFEIQRQLNIEKEMDFLTKLYNRRKLYQDLKTLNESNIHDVAIMMFDVDYFKEYNDTHGHLIGDKCLEELGRTLLSLQVKYDTTFYRFGGEEFVGIGPNMTKYGLLKLAEELRTSLKTFNVPNNKISISVGISIVKINPNNTIDDYLTEADQALYQAKAKGRDRVEVFIPPIN